In Juglans microcarpa x Juglans regia isolate MS1-56 chromosome 7D, Jm3101_v1.0, whole genome shotgun sequence, the following are encoded in one genomic region:
- the LOC121238121 gene encoding uncharacterized protein LOC121238121, with translation MKTEAALSVPVLEVLDAGNYVDWRVRVKTYLMAQDLWDIVEGTTESPRQEEDEAAFKTWCKRDSMALHVIQIACGADAFSAIREIRRENRPENNDFIPFLTLREAVRNGEWKGVKDFLEKRPDAVTAKIEVFGRTPLQVAILAGHMHIVEKLVERMSEEELKTVDDEGFTALAEATCGGNYQMAKCILKKNKSLVRIANINGDLPVVLAIVTGHVEFARYLYSLTPIEDLKPENGIIGAAVCTRAIHMGALGKSIQSASTSSPYETRLSINPDQVRNPEMDDQVKHFGHTVLALFLQLVSNLQNVFGTYSASTQ, from the exons ATGAAAACAGAGGCAGCCTTGAGTGTCCCTGTTCTTGAAGTTCTTGACGCAGGCAATTATGTGGACTGGCGTGTTCGGGTAAAAACTTATTTGATGGCTCAAGATCTTTGGGACATCGTTGAGGGGACGACAGAATCTCCTCggcaagaagaagatgaagctgCTTTTAAGACTTGGTGCAAGAGGGATTCTATGGCTTTACATGTGATTCAGATTGCCTGTGGGGCGGATGCGTTTTCCGCAATTAGGGAGATTA GGAGGGAAAACAGGCCCGAGAACAATGACTTTATTCCATTTTTGACCTTACGGGAGGCTGTGCGAAATGGTGAATGGAAGGGTGTAAAGGACTTCCTGGAGAAACGTCCCGATGCAGTGACTGCAAAAATCGAAGTTTTTGGAAGGACTCCTCTTCAAGTCGCTATTCTTGCTGGACATATGCACATAGTGGAGAAGTTGGTGGAGCGAATGTCTGAAGAAGAGTTGAAAACAGTAGATGATGAAGGTTTCACAGCCCTAGCTGAGGCCACATGTGGTGGAAACTACCAGATGGCAAAGTGCatactaaaaaagaacaaaagctTGGTCAGAATTGCAAACATAAACGGCGATCTTCCAGTTGTACTGGCTATTGTCACTGGGCATGTTGAATTCGCTAGGTATCTCTACTCTCTCACTCCAATAGAAGATTTGAAGCCTGAAAATGGCATCATCGGAGCTGCAGTTTGTACACGGGCTATACATATGGGAGCTCTAG gTAAAAGCATACAGTCGGCTAGTACTAGCAGTCCGTATGAAACTCGTTTGAGCATTAATCCAGATCAAGTAAGAAACCCTGAAATGGATGATCAAGTAAAACATTTCGGACATACTG TGCTAGCTCTGTTCCTTCAACTTgtttcaaatctccaaaacgTCTTCGGTACATATTCTGCATCCACTCAatga